One window of Mesorhizobium sp. WSM4904 genomic DNA carries:
- a CDS encoding M81 family metallopeptidase encodes MRIFTASLATETNTFSPVPTDRASFEMAFYAGPGKHPETPTLCSSPIVALRKRAAKEGLTVIEGTATWAEPGGLVQRQTYEALRDEILGQLKSALPVDAVILGLHGAMVAQGYDDCEGDLLERVRAIVGPKMVIASEFDPHSHLTPKRVAACDVMAYFLEFPHTDFYERGEHVVELGLAAARGEIKPVISTFDCRMIQVLPTSREPMRSFVDKIKALHGKDGVLSVSVVHGFMAADVPEMGTRILVITDNDKAKGDRLAETLGRELYALREKTAMTMLSASAGIERALAVRAERQDKPAVIADIWDNPGGGVPGDGTIVLRELLARGVGKVGVATIWDPIAVTFCQAAGEGAVIDLRFGGKAGSQAGEPIDARVTVLKAVSEGWQSFGPSRVTLGPAAVVRIEGTEVDVILNTNRTQTFEPDIFSNIGIDPMSKEILLIKSTNHFYAGFAPIAAEVIYVAAPSSYPSNPAVTDYKKLKRPIWPRVADPWSASPSPLVGEGGSAR; translated from the coding sequence ATGCGTATCTTCACCGCCTCGCTGGCGACGGAAACCAACACCTTCTCGCCGGTGCCGACCGACCGGGCCTCGTTCGAAATGGCCTTCTATGCCGGTCCCGGCAAGCATCCGGAGACGCCGACGCTCTGCTCCTCGCCGATCGTGGCGCTGCGCAAGCGCGCGGCCAAGGAGGGGCTGACCGTCATCGAAGGCACCGCCACCTGGGCGGAGCCGGGTGGCCTGGTGCAGCGGCAGACCTATGAGGCGCTGCGCGACGAAATCCTCGGTCAGCTCAAATCCGCCCTGCCGGTCGATGCGGTGATCCTCGGCCTGCATGGCGCCATGGTCGCGCAAGGCTATGACGACTGCGAAGGCGATCTGCTGGAGCGCGTGCGCGCCATCGTCGGGCCGAAGATGGTGATCGCCTCGGAATTCGATCCGCACAGCCATCTGACGCCGAAGCGCGTCGCGGCTTGCGATGTCATGGCCTATTTCCTCGAATTCCCGCACACCGATTTCTACGAACGCGGCGAGCACGTCGTCGAGCTCGGCCTGGCGGCGGCGCGCGGCGAGATCAAGCCGGTGATCTCCACCTTCGACTGCCGCATGATCCAGGTGCTGCCGACGAGCCGCGAGCCGATGCGCTCCTTCGTCGACAAAATAAAGGCTCTGCACGGCAAGGACGGCGTGCTGTCGGTTTCGGTGGTCCACGGTTTCATGGCCGCCGACGTACCGGAGATGGGCACGCGCATCCTGGTCATCACCGATAACGACAAGGCAAAGGGCGATCGGCTCGCCGAGACGCTGGGGCGCGAGCTCTATGCGCTGCGCGAGAAGACGGCGATGACGATGCTTTCCGCGTCCGCCGGCATCGAGCGGGCGCTGGCCGTGCGCGCGGAGCGCCAGGACAAGCCGGCGGTGATCGCCGACATCTGGGACAATCCGGGCGGCGGCGTGCCGGGCGACGGCACCATCGTGCTGCGCGAGCTGTTGGCGCGCGGCGTCGGCAAGGTCGGCGTCGCGACCATCTGGGACCCGATCGCGGTGACGTTCTGCCAGGCAGCGGGCGAGGGCGCCGTCATCGACCTGCGCTTCGGCGGCAAGGCCGGCTCCCAGGCCGGCGAGCCGATCGACGCGCGCGTCACGGTGCTGAAAGCGGTCAGCGAAGGCTGGCAGAGTTTCGGGCCGAGCCGGGTGACTTTAGGGCCGGCGGCCGTGGTACGCATCGAAGGCACCGAGGTCGACGTCATCCTCAACACCAACCGTACCCAGACCTTCGAGCCGGACATTTTTTCCAACATCGGCATCGATCCGATGTCGAAGGAGATCCTGCTGATCAAGTCGACCAACCATTTCTACGCAGGCTTCGCGCCGATCGCCGCCGAGGTCATCTATGTCGCGGCGCCGAGTTCTTACCCGAGCAATCCGGCGGTGACGGACTATAAGAAGCTGAAGCGACCGATATGGCCGAGGGTGGCTGATCCGTGGAGCGCCTCCCCTTCTCCCCTTGTGGGAGAAGGTGGATCGGCGCGATAG